One genomic segment of Nothobranchius furzeri strain GRZ-AD chromosome 10, NfurGRZ-RIMD1, whole genome shotgun sequence includes these proteins:
- the zgc:171929 gene encoding putative transcription factor ovo-like protein 3 — MPRSFLIKKKHGACGAWQWKEPEQLEWKEENTKVPESENTVEPIALSLQQPTVPEPAGVSGCGAARIPAPAPRADTRPDWSKVGSFYLPSTLGLVSRAKPRPRASPVSGEYGCSVCHKIFPLQRMLTRHLKCHSLVKRHPCRFCGKGFNDTFDLKRHMRTHTGIRPYKCELCEKAFTQRCSLESHMRKIHGVHQQYAYRQRRSKIFVCEDCGFTSSRPDEYFLHVRQHHPSSPALRRYYRRQAHESSSFASTDPKLNPYLLYSAPAYYM, encoded by the exons ATGCCCAGGTCTTTCCTTATCAAAAAGAAGCATGGAGCATGTGGAGCATGGCAGTGGAAGGAACCTGAGCAGCTGGAATGgaaagaagaaaacacaaaag TTCCAGAGAGTGAGAATACGGTAGAGCCGATAGCACTCTCCTTGCAGCAGCCGACTGTGCCCGAGCCTGCAGGCGTTTCAGGATGTGGGGCAGCACGAATCCCTGCTCCAGCACCACGGGCCGACACCAGACCAGACTGGTCCAAAGTGGGATCTTTCTATCTTCCATCCACATTGGGCCTCGTCAGCAGAGCAAAG CCTCGTCCTCGTGCCTCTCCTGTTTCTGGTGAATATGGATGCTCGGTGTGTCACAAGATCTTCCCCCTGCAGCGCATGTTGACTCGTCACCTCAAGTGCCACAGCCTGGTGAAGAGACATCCATGTCGATTTTGTGGCAAAGGATTCAACGACACCTTTGACCTCAAGAGGCACATGAGAACACACACAG GTATCCGTCCCTACAAATGTGAGCTGTGTGAGAAAGCTTTTACCCAGCGATGTTCTCTGGAGTCCCATATGAGGAAGATTCACGGTGTTCACCAGCAGTATGCCTATCGACAGAGACGGTCAAAGATTTTTGTGTGCGAGGACTGTGGCTTTACCTCGAGTCGGCCTGATGAATATTTCCTCCATGTGAGACAGCATCACCCCAGTAGTCCTGCCCTCCGCAGATACTATCGCCGCCAGGCGCACGAGAGCAGCAGCTTTGCATCGACAGATCCTAAACTCAACCCCTACCTGTTATACTCAGCCCCTGCATACTACATGTAG
- the LOC107386355 gene encoding vasodilator-stimulated phosphoprotein, which translates to MGESSICQVRATVMMYDDATRRWVPAGSDAAHLSRVHIYHNPAANTFRVVGRKLQADQQVVINCSIVKGTKYNEATPNFHQWRDAKQVWGLNFGSKEDATAFAASMMQALDSLSGSGSPQNGPSPQQLEQQRRLEQQKQEQLSRENKKPDPPAPPPPHTAGPSAPPGPPPPPGPPPPPCGSGPPPPPPPPPPPLSGGLPPAPPPPPAGGGGGEAGGKNDFAAALAGAKLRKTTKDEGAGASPASKPVPSSGGGGGGGGGGGGGGGGGLMGEMSAILARRRKAADKPAAAKEEPSNEECGSSGSKSSEAAELSQPKETSASASRSKSFSTTQKECPSPRSSPSPSSNSAPLLRSKVKKSSEGPEGDADLEQIKQEIIEEVKKELHKLKEEIISALIDELHKGTLPS; encoded by the exons ATGGG TGAGTCCAGTATCTGTCAGGTCAGAGCAACAGTCATGATGTATGACGACGCCACCAGGCGCTGGGTTCCAGCAGGCTCTGACGCCGCCCACCTCAGCCGTGTCCACATTTATCACAACCCTGCAGCAAACACCTTCAGAGTGGTGGGCCGCAAGCTGCAGGCTGACCAGCAG GTGGTGATCAACTGTTCCATTGTCAAAGGGACCAAATATAACGAAGCCACACCAAATTTCCATCAGTGGCGAGATGCCAAACAAGTGTGGGGGTTGAACTTTGGGAGTAAGGAAGATGCTACAGCTTTTGCTGCCTCCATGATGCAAGCATTAGACTCTCTCAGTGGTTCAG GGTCCCCTCAGAATGGGCCGTCCCCGCAGCAGCTGGAACAGCAAAGAAG GCTGGAGCAACAGAAGCAAGAACAGCTGTCCAGGGAGAATAAGAAGCCTGATccacctgctcctccgcccccccATACAGCTGGTCCATCAGCCCCCCCAGGACCACCACCCCCACCGGgcccacccccaccaccctgtGGATCCGGccctccaccacctcctccaccacctcctcctcctctttctggTGGTTTGCCCCCAGCACCTCCCCCACCCccagctggaggaggaggtggagaagcAGGAGGCAAAAACGATTTTGCAGCAGCTCTTGCAGGGGCCAAATTGCGTAAAACAACAAAG GATGAGGGCGCAGGAGCAAGCCCGGCTTCCAAACCAGTGCCCtcatctggaggaggaggaggaggaggcggagggggaggaggaggaggaggaggaggtctaaTGGGAGAAATGAGTGCTATCCTTGCAAGGAG GAGGAAAGCTGCTGACAAACCTGCAGCAGCAAAGGAAGAACCTTCCAAT GAAGAATGTGGCTCCTCAGGATCAAAATCATCAGAAGCAGCTG AACTCAGTCAACCCAAGGAAACATCTGCCTCAGCATCAAG GTCCAAATCCTTCAGCACCACTCAAAAAGAGTGTCCAAGTCCCAGATCCAGTCCATCTCCCTCCTCTAACTCTGCTCCACTGCTCAG GTCCAAGGTGAAGAAGAGCTCTGAAGGTCCAGAGGGTGATGCTGATTTGGAACAAATTAAACAG GAAATCATCGAGGAAGTCAAAAAAGAACTTCACAAACTAAAGGAGGAGATAATCAGTG CACTGATCGATGAGCTTCACAAAGGAACACTTCCCAGTTAA